The region CTACGGGATCTCCGTCCCCGAGGACAAGACGGTCATCCACTCGACGCTCGATGCGGGCGACATCGACAAGGACGTCGCCTCGGAGTACTCGCTCGTCGGCGACGCGAAGCTGACGCTCGACGCGGTGAACGACGCCGTCGAGAGCCGCGTCGACGGGCCGCGCGGTCGCCGCGAGGACGTCGTCCAGGAGATTCAATCGGTCCGCGAGGAGTGGCTCGAAGAATGGCGGCCGAAGCTCACTTCCGACGAGACGCCGATCAACCCCTATCGCGTCGTCCACGAGTTCGACAAGACGCTCGACAAGGAGGAGTCCATCGTCACCCACGACGCCGGCAACGCTCGTGACTTCATGGCCCCGTTCTTCGAGGTCACCGAGCCACTCTCGTACGTCGGCTGGGGGAAGACGACCCAACTCGGCTACGGGCTCGGTCTCATGATGGGCGCGAAGCTCATCCGTCCCGAGAAGACCTGCGTCCACATCATGGGCGACGGCGCGATCGGGATGACCGGGATGGACTTCGAAACTGCCGCCCGCGAGGACATCCCGATCATGGAGGTCGTCCTCAACAACTTCGAGATGGCTTCCTACGACACCGAGTTCTCGGGTCATTACGCCGATCTCGCCGAGTCACTCGGTGGCTACGGCGAACGGATCGAAGACCCCGACGAGATCAGCGACGCCATCGAGCGCGGTGTCCAGAAGACCGAGGAAGGCACGCCGGTTCTCCTCGAGTTCCTCACCGCCAAGGAAACCGACAAGTCGATCTTCTAGCGGTTCCGCTCCTCTCGCTCTCTCCCTGTATCTCTCCGACGAGCAGCACGGTGATCGACGGGGTTCGCAGCGGTTCGACGGCCGGCCCGGTCGATTATCTTCGTTATCATTCGTTCGAGACGATAGCTGCTTGGCCAGTGTTACCGCGGCGCTGAGGTTTTTATGCAGTACTCCCGATCATCGCGATATGGTGAGGAGTAGTCAGCCGTATCCATCTCCGCTCTGGAGCGGTCCGGAGTCGTGTCCGTTCTGCCAGCAGCAACTCGATAACGGTGGTGCAGCGTTCATGCGTCATATCGATGCGAACGAACGCTGCCACGACGGGTTCGAACGCTGGCGCGGGAACGTCTCAGGCGATATGAAAGGCGAATGGAGCGAATGACAACAGGGATGTGTGTCCCCGTTCGTTTGAAACGCGTGCCATGATCCAGAACCGGACGCAGCTCTCGACGACCGCCGCTCACGACGTCGCGCTCGATTGCATCGAAGCCGGCATCGCGGCGGCACAGCCCGACCGCGCACTGGGGGCCGCGCTCGATCGATCCGGCGACGAGCTTACGATCGACGGCTCCGTCGTGAATCTCGACGAGTACACGGAGGTCCTGGTCGTCGGTGGCGGGAAGGCGGCCGCACAGATGGCACGCGTGCTGGAAACCGTACTCGGGGAGCATCTCACCGAAGGGGTCGTCGTCACGAACGATCCACGGGAGACGGAGCGGATCACGGTCGTCGAGGGCGCACACCCGTCACCGGACGAGGCGGGGCAGGACGGCGCACAGCGCGTGCTCTCGTGCGCCGAGCGAGCCACGGAGGACACGCTCGTACTCTG is a window of Halococcus saccharolyticus DSM 5350 DNA encoding:
- a CDS encoding DUF7501 family protein, whose protein sequence is MVRSSQPYPSPLWSGPESCPFCQQQLDNGGAAFMRHIDANERCHDGFERWRGNVSGDMKGEWSE